Below is a genomic region from Desulforhopalus sp..
GGTGATAGAGGAAAATCCTTCGTCTTCAAGAACACCGGCCAGCGTCTCCCGGATGCTGATCTCGTCATCAATTATGAGAATGCGTTTGTTCATGGAATTGGCTGTGCCTCGGGTGCGCGGAGGGAGGCAAGTCCCGGTTCGTTAGCAATAGCAACTAAGCTCTGCTCGACATCGACGTTGCCTTTAACCCTGTTTCAGGAGTGGCAGTTCAATAATGAAAACTGACCCGGTGGGTTCATTGTCCTCAACTCGGATGTAGCCGTTATGGTCAGCAACAATCGTCGAGACGATCGCCAGCCCCAGGCCGGTTCCGGTCTTTTTCGTTGAAAAGTAGGGCTCAAAGAGCTTGAGTTTGTTGTCTTTGGAGATGCCCGGCCCATTATCAAAGACCTTAAGAAAAACCTTGTCTTTTTCCGGGTCGAGAGAAAGCTCGATATCTATATTACCGCCATCCGGTAAAACCGCAACAGCATTGTCCAAAAGGTTGATAAGGCAGCGTTTGATCTGCTCGGCATCAAAGTTGAAGATCGGAATCGCCTCCATTTCCCGGCAGGTAAAGTTTATATTCTTATGGCCTTCCTGGTAAAGGAAAAGTGTGCTCTTGGCGAGTTTGCCGAGGTCTTCCGGTGATTTCTGCACTTTGGGCATGCGGGCGAATTGTGAGAACTCGCTCACCAGCCGTTTCATTTCATCGACCTGGGTGATGATGGTGTTTGTGCACTGGTCGAAGATGCTGTTCTCCTCATTGAGGATTTCCGGATAACGGCGGCGCAGGCGCTGGGCTGAAAGCTGGATTGGGGTAAGCGGGTTTTTGATCTCATGGGCGATCCTTTTTGCCACTTCTCTCCATGCCGCCATGCGCTGCATCTTTTCGAGCTTGGTCAGATTGTCAAAGACCAGTACGAAGCCGATGGGTTTTCCCCCTTCGTCCTCAAGCCGGGTAAAATTTACCAGGAGAGAGTAGTTTCTGCCGAGGACATTCAGCCGGATATGTTGCTCGACGGTGGTCTTGCCGGTAATGTGCAGTTCCTCGATAAAGCCGTCAACGATGGTCGCCTGGTAGCTGGGCAGCACATCCTTGTAGCTGAGTCCGAGGAAAAGATTCTTATCTATATTTAAAAGCTTTTCGGCAAAGCGGTTAATCGTAGTGATTTTTCCTGCTTCATCAAGGGAGATAACCCCTGCCGAGACGTTTTGCAGGATGATTTCGGTGTAGCGCCGCCGCTGTTCCGATTCCTGGGAGCTTTGCTGCAGGGCGGCATGGGCCTCTCCCAGTTTTTTGTTGCTGGAGTTGAGGTTGAGGGTCATCTGGTTGAATGAGTCGACAAGAAGTCCCATCTCATCGTTGGAGTC
It encodes:
- a CDS encoding ATP-binding protein, which codes for MNNPPEKEQTENRRPYSAEQIQQKRKLVRRTIFICLLLIPFFVWLQSTFLKGGTEVPLTNNILIFALININVLLVLFVLFLVLRHLAELLFERRANRLGNKLKTKLIVSFLSLTLIPTILLFFVALQFVSTSMDYWFNTSIEDSLTESLKLAQSLLHEKEDQVALMSKGIDERLKDLDIGSYTPEDISKTLENILSFNPINGPDSLSLFTNDKNLEIIVRGPQLRSTILPKVPVEVLEKVRAEQTRETLIQEVQVGDLVSCVAEIQLGSGQLGKAILVTSLLVKSEQLARMTNISKGITGYRQLKHFKDPFKFWLLIILLIVTLLVIFAAIWFGLYISRGITEPLEKLVLATRRVADGDLEFVMERDSNDEMGLLVDSFNQMTLNLNSSNKKLGEAHAALQQSSQESEQRRRYTEIILQNVSAGVISLDEAGKITTINRFAEKLLNIDKNLFLGLSYKDVLPSYQATIVDGFIEELHITGKTTVEQHIRLNVLGRNYSLLVNFTRLEDEGGKPIGFVLVFDNLTKLEKMQRMAAWREVAKRIAHEIKNPLTPIQLSAQRLRRRYPEILNEENSIFDQCTNTIITQVDEMKRLVSEFSQFARMPKVQKSPEDLGKLAKSTLFLYQEGHKNINFTCREMEAIPIFNFDAEQIKRCLINLLDNAVAVLPDGGNIDIELSLDPEKDKVFLKVFDNGPGISKDNKLKLFEPYFSTKKTGTGLGLAIVSTIVADHNGYIRVEDNEPTGSVFIIELPLLKQG